The proteins below are encoded in one region of Clostridium pasteurianum DSM 525 = ATCC 6013:
- a CDS encoding DeoR/GlpR family DNA-binding transcription regulator: MNQLLVTGGELRKKSMSFVGQWAANAIESVHADIAFIGCDGFHPDGPCTRSYRELEVKKRILENSKEVVLVTDSSKFSIDGLYKFATFNQINYLITDTNIKESQRELLP; the protein is encoded by the coding sequence ATAAACCAGCTTCTTGTAACTGGAGGAGAATTACGGAAAAAGAGTATGTCTTTTGTTGGACAGTGGGCAGCCAATGCTATTGAAAGTGTACATGCAGATATAGCATTTATAGGTTGTGATGGATTTCATCCAGATGGTCCTTGTACTAGATCATACAGAGAATTAGAGGTTAAAAAGAGGATTTTAGAGAATTCTAAAGAAGTTGTTTTGGTAACTGATAGCTCAAAATTTAGTATAGATGGTCTATATAAATTTGCAACTTTTAATCAGATTAATTATTTAATAACTGACACAAATATTAAAGAGTCGCAACGTGAATTACTTCCATAA
- a CDS encoding DeoR/GlpR family DNA-binding transcription regulator, with protein sequence MFIEERHQHILDLLERDGKVLVKNLSAQFQVSESMIRKDLQVLEKNNLLQRTYGGAINIKRTIVNAESFFKRVEKNTDLKEIIAKKACELIKDGDTIFLDASSISYLLAKLIVQSSKNITFITNMVEISSLLHRDLKMNIIFIGGDYNPFVGGNIGSHSNEQIKLYRCNKSFIGCSGIDLRDGSISTGLSEDAGTKKAIMSISKELYLMAPNERFNLDGIFNFSNITDFHSIITETEPNNTIMTLLEQYDINLI encoded by the coding sequence ATGTTTATCGAAGAAAGACACCAACATATCTTAGATCTATTAGAAAGAGACGGAAAAGTATTAGTAAAAAATTTAAGTGCACAATTCCAAGTTAGTGAAAGTATGATTAGAAAAGACCTTCAGGTTTTAGAGAAAAATAACTTATTACAACGTACTTACGGTGGCGCTATTAACATAAAACGTACTATAGTAAATGCTGAAAGTTTCTTCAAGCGAGTTGAAAAGAATACAGATTTAAAAGAGATCATTGCTAAAAAAGCATGTGAGCTAATTAAAGATGGTGATACAATCTTTTTAGATGCATCAAGTATTTCCTATCTCCTTGCAAAACTGATTGTACAAAGCAGTAAAAATATTACTTTTATAACAAATATGGTTGAAATATCATCCCTGCTTCATCGAGATTTAAAAATGAATATTATTTTTATAGGCGGAGATTACAACCCTTTTGTGGGTGGAAATATAGGTTCTCATTCTAATGAGCAGATTAAACTTTATCGTTGTAATAAATCATTTATAGGATGTAGTGGAATAGATCTTAGAGATGGAAGTATTAGTACCGGTTTATCTGAAGATGCAGGTACTAAAAAAGCAATTATGAGTATATCTAAAGAATTATATCTAATGGCACCAAATGAGAGATTCAATCTAGATGGAATCTTCAATTTTTCAAATATAACAGACTTCCATAGCATTATTACAGAAACTGAACCCAATAATACTATAATGACTTTGCTCGAACAGTATGATATAAATTTAATTTAA
- a CDS encoding DDE-type integrase/transposase/recombinase, translating into MDVKAINKLWQIDIKYVKALNGQFIMLTDIIDVYSRKLVGREITPTATTEDAKTAVKRALIENNVTSNIVLRSDNGPQFTSVKFEQFCKTNNIYHELIPTSSPNYNAHIESFHSLLSKECISWNEIRNFTHGYMLIDEYIEFYNEERIHGSLNYLSPNEFIRKSII; encoded by the coding sequence ATGGATGTAAAAGCTATAAATAAATTATGGCAAATTGATATAAAGTATGTAAAAGCTTTAAATGGACAGTTTATAATGCTTACTGATATTATTGACGTTTATTCTAGAAAATTAGTTGGTAGAGAAATTACACCAACTGCTACCACAGAAGATGCAAAAACAGCTGTAAAAAGAGCACTTATAGAGAATAATGTTACTTCAAATATAGTTTTAAGAAGCGATAATGGTCCCCAGTTTACATCTGTAAAATTTGAACAATTCTGCAAAACAAATAATATATATCATGAGCTTATCCCAACAAGCTCACCTAACTATAATGCACATATAGAGTCCTTTCATTCCTTACTTTCTAAGGAGTGCATTAGTTGGAATGAGATTAGGAACTTTACTCACGGGTATATGCTTATTGATGAGTATATAGAGTTCTATAATGAAGAAAGAATTCATGGAAGCTTAAATTATTTAAGTCCAAATGAGTTTATAAGAAAATCTATAATATAG
- a CDS encoding Cof-type HAD-IIB family hydrolase yields MKKAVFFDIDGTLMDCLNGITDITPRVKKAIRAVQAKGNYVFIATGRPYAFLNEATCNFGFDGFVLTNGSYVKVKEKCIYKESINKDFIKELVYNVEQHNIQYILQGETYSYIKDEYKKLHSFYDSYSISKKYLQGNYNIEEIDTYKIEMSCYDKQGIDYCLSLGRNSDYEIYSTEGDHFDLYSKTNSKASGILKVLDFLNIPLENSYAFGDGKNDIEMLSTVGCGIAMGNADDYVKSYARRVTDTVQNDGVALEIEKFIL; encoded by the coding sequence ATGAAAAAAGCAGTATTCTTTGATATTGATGGGACTTTAATGGATTGTTTAAATGGAATAACAGATATTACTCCTAGAGTAAAGAAGGCCATACGTGCAGTGCAAGCAAAAGGAAATTATGTTTTTATTGCAACCGGCAGACCATATGCCTTTCTAAATGAAGCTACGTGTAATTTTGGATTTGATGGTTTTGTACTTACCAATGGATCATATGTAAAAGTTAAAGAAAAATGTATATATAAAGAATCTATTAATAAGGATTTTATAAAAGAGCTGGTATATAATGTTGAACAGCATAATATTCAATATATATTACAGGGAGAAACCTATTCATATATTAAAGATGAATATAAAAAATTACATTCATTCTATGATTCCTATAGTATATCTAAAAAATATTTACAAGGTAATTATAATATTGAAGAAATAGACACATATAAAATCGAAATGTCATGTTATGATAAACAGGGAATAGATTATTGTCTATCTTTAGGAAGAAATAGTGATTATGAGATTTATTCAACAGAAGGAGATCATTTTGATTTATATTCAAAAACAAATTCAAAAGCTTCAGGAATATTAAAAGTACTGGATTTTTTGAATATTCCACTAGAAAATAGTTATGCCTTTGGGGATGGAAAAAATGACATAGAAATGTTATCTACAGTAGGCTGTGGAATAGCTATGGGAAATGCTGATGATTATGTCAAAAGTTATGCTAGAAGGGTTACAGATACAGTACAAAATGATGGGGTAGCCTTAGAAATAGAAAAGTTTATTTTATAA
- a CDS encoding peptidoglycan-binding protein, protein MDQMVLQVQQWLNTTYSNNTNYTLVPEDGITGGGTVAALITALQIELNISPADGVFGPATQAACPTLASGSTAKNEVYILQGALYCKGYNPNGLDGGYGNGVVTAIKKFQSDAGLTTQDGITTPMIFKALLNTDAFVLISGGDSNIRTIQQNLNRDYNSIIGLIPSNGVYSKSTNVALIKALQHEEGNSADGIWGPATQAACPTIPGSKATTKFILLLQYSLYCNGYNPNGFDGLYGNGVKTAVTNFQTFVGLTADGYAGPQVWASLLVSYGDPNRKGTACDCSTTITSEKAATLKANGYKVVGRYLTGKFRMTSSELQTIFTNGLRVFPIFETAGTNTAYFTESQGIADANTAILSAGNLGFDAGTIIYFAVDYDAMDYEVTNSIIPYFQSIKEEFNRLSSNKYKIGIYGPRNICSRVAAAGYSYSSFVSDMSSGFSGNIGYKLPVGWAFDQISTISIGTGTGLIEIDNNICSNKDMGVDHVTIASGVDNWDALIDDSDIIKKINNSDYLYDQAEINFNNGVLTYDQKTTIQNSVRNEADIARADYIVSNPYSDYAYGVLGGSKESGNPLNRELYNTQSSSQLSGLDVILIQRVLELYGYFDIPDGQFYGIYGPATEDAVTSYQEDNGITVDGRVGTVAMATLFSESNQDQRTPYWLQLLNMWRGQHHLVRDHEAEKLHADTEVTIQKGSKNGINVGYADIVKIDTKQVWEVKPDKEKYYGPNGIGTKQLTRYINASMITNQFEGPLVAGDTVQEEFIYYSPDECIHIRGGVGPSPETGLILYEVRPNSDPGVVVSPAIETEPETSIAFQNNLSINWGVVAGVCLIGTAVLVAVAISGGTALIPLVLAL, encoded by the coding sequence ATGGATCAAATGGTTTTACAAGTTCAACAGTGGTTAAATACTACTTATAGTAATAATACAAATTATACACTAGTACCTGAAGATGGAATAACAGGTGGAGGAACAGTAGCAGCTTTAATAACAGCTCTTCAAATTGAATTAAATATTTCACCAGCAGATGGAGTCTTTGGTCCGGCAACACAAGCTGCATGCCCAACCTTAGCTAGTGGTAGTACTGCCAAAAATGAAGTTTATATCCTTCAGGGAGCATTATACTGTAAAGGCTATAATCCCAATGGACTTGATGGTGGATATGGCAATGGTGTTGTAACTGCCATAAAGAAATTCCAATCGGATGCAGGATTAACAACGCAGGATGGGATTACAACTCCTATGATTTTTAAAGCATTGTTAAATACTGATGCATTTGTATTAATTTCTGGTGGAGATTCAAACATTAGAACTATACAACAAAATCTTAATCGCGATTATAACAGTATAATTGGGTTAATACCTTCTAATGGAGTATACTCAAAATCAACTAATGTAGCATTAATAAAAGCACTGCAACATGAAGAGGGAAATAGTGCAGATGGAATTTGGGGACCAGCTACACAGGCTGCATGTCCAACGATTCCTGGGAGTAAAGCTACCACAAAATTTATATTATTACTTCAGTATTCTTTATACTGCAATGGATATAATCCAAATGGTTTTGATGGTTTATATGGTAATGGGGTTAAAACAGCAGTAACAAATTTTCAAACTTTTGTAGGTTTAACAGCAGATGGTTATGCAGGACCTCAAGTATGGGCATCACTCTTAGTAAGTTATGGTGATCCAAACAGAAAAGGGACAGCATGTGATTGTTCAACAACTATAACATCTGAAAAAGCAGCAACCTTGAAAGCTAATGGGTATAAAGTAGTTGGAAGATATCTTACTGGAAAATTTAGAATGACATCATCTGAATTACAAACTATTTTTACAAATGGCCTTAGAGTTTTTCCAATATTTGAAACAGCAGGAACTAATACAGCTTATTTTACTGAATCTCAAGGAATAGCAGATGCCAACACAGCTATATTATCAGCAGGAAATTTAGGGTTTGACGCAGGAACAATAATATATTTTGCAGTTGATTATGATGCTATGGATTATGAAGTTACAAATAGCATTATTCCATATTTTCAATCAATTAAAGAAGAATTTAACAGATTAAGTTCTAATAAGTATAAAATTGGTATTTATGGGCCTAGAAATATTTGCAGTCGTGTTGCAGCAGCTGGATATTCTTATAGTAGTTTTGTTAGTGATATGTCTAGTGGATTTAGTGGAAATATTGGATATAAACTTCCAGTTGGTTGGGCATTCGATCAAATTTCTACTATTTCTATAGGAACAGGAACAGGTTTAATTGAAATTGATAATAATATCTGCTCAAATAAGGATATGGGTGTGGATCATGTAACAATTGCTAGTGGCGTGGATAACTGGGATGCTTTAATAGATGATTCAGACATAATTAAAAAGATAAATAATAGTGATTATTTATATGATCAAGCAGAAATTAATTTTAATAATGGTGTGTTGACATATGATCAAAAAACAACTATTCAAAATAGTGTTAGAAATGAAGCAGATATAGCAAGAGCTGATTATATTGTATCAAATCCATATTCTGATTATGCTTATGGTGTATTAGGAGGAAGTAAAGAATCTGGAAATCCGTTAAACAGAGAACTCTATAATACACAAAGTAGTTCTCAGTTGTCTGGTCTTGATGTAATTCTTATACAAAGAGTATTGGAGTTATATGGATATTTTGATATACCAGATGGTCAATTCTATGGAATATATGGTCCGGCTACTGAGGATGCAGTAACAAGTTATCAGGAGGATAATGGTATTACAGTGGACGGTAGAGTTGGAACAGTAGCAATGGCTACTTTATTTAGTGAATCAAATCAAGATCAACGAACACCTTACTGGCTTCAGTTATTAAATATGTGGAGAGGACAACATCACTTAGTTAGAGATCATGAAGCAGAGAAATTGCATGCTGATACAGAAGTCACAATACAAAAAGGATCTAAAAATGGAATAAATGTTGGTTATGCTGATATAGTTAAGATAGATACAAAACAAGTTTGGGAAGTCAAACCAGATAAAGAAAAGTACTATGGACCTAATGGAATTGGAACAAAACAATTAACTAGATATATAAATGCTAGTATGATAACTAATCAATTTGAAGGGCCACTTGTAGCAGGAGATACAGTACAAGAAGAATTTATTTATTATTCACCAGATGAATGTATTCATATTCGTGGAGGTGTAGGTCCATCTCCTGAAACAGGGCTTATATTATATGAAGTACGTCCGAATTCAGATCCTGGAGTTGTAGTAAGTCCAGCAATAGAAACAGAACCAGAAACTAGTATTGCTTTTCAAAACAATTTATCAATTAATTGGGGTGTAGTTGCAGGAGTTTGTTTAATTGGAACTGCTGTATTAGTAGCCGTTGCAATTAGTGGAGGAACAGCTTTAATTCCATTAGTATTGGCTCTTTAA
- a CDS encoding DUF4304 domain-containing protein → MEKFNCVEASKSIFKNHITPKLKNEGFKKTGNTFYRLREEFIDVVNVQFGRSNSKDYAYFTYNIKVVIPSFFDKVGIYRDKKLDCCIVDYRLGTVMGIINNTFKTDYWYKIGYPGYGKRDHEKFFVFNALGGHMETIANPDERARGKYLNLLENRYDWMNIEQITNTVLEDIDSIVLKFFNMIQDVDDLAKLISNSKIKIDIQQFFLSVYLIEKGKVDQGIQVAKSICNNKFLKDKIDQYLYDKGIHSYIE, encoded by the coding sequence ATGGAGAAATTTAATTGCGTTGAGGCATCTAAATCAATATTTAAAAATCACATCACACCCAAACTTAAAAATGAAGGATTTAAAAAAACAGGAAATACATTTTATAGATTAAGAGAAGAATTTATTGATGTAGTTAATGTACAATTTGGTAGATCAAATTCAAAAGATTATGCATATTTTACTTATAATATTAAAGTAGTTATCCCTTCGTTTTTTGATAAAGTTGGTATTTATCGTGATAAAAAATTAGATTGTTGTATTGTAGATTATAGATTAGGAACTGTTATGGGAATTATTAATAATACATTTAAAACAGATTATTGGTATAAAATTGGATATCCTGGATATGGAAAAAGAGATCATGAAAAATTTTTTGTATTTAATGCTTTAGGTGGGCACATGGAAACAATAGCTAATCCAGATGAAAGAGCTAGAGGAAAATATTTAAATCTATTAGAAAATCGATATGATTGGATGAATATTGAACAGATTACAAATACAGTTCTTGAAGATATAGATAGTATTGTATTAAAATTTTTTAATATGATACAAGATGTGGACGATTTAGCAAAATTAATAAGTAATAGTAAAATTAAAATAGATATTCAACAATTTTTTCTCTCAGTATATTTAATAGAGAAAGGAAAAGTCGATCAGGGTATACAAGTTGCTAAAAGTATATGCAATAATAAGTTCCTTAAAGATAAAATTGATCAGTATTTATATGATAAAGGTATTCATAGTTATATAGAATAA
- the adhE gene encoding bifunctional acetaldehyde-CoA/alcohol dehydrogenase — MKVSNVDELNLRLQEMRTAQEKFAAYTQEQVDEIFRQAAMAALDARIPLAKMTVEETGMGLVEDKVIKNHFAAEYIYNQYKDEKTCGVIETDESYGITKIAEPIGIVAAVIPTTNPTSTAIFKTLIALKTRNAIMLSPHPRAKNSTIAAAKIILDAAVKAGAPEGIIGWIDEPSIELTQILMQEADITLATGGPSMVKSAYSSGKPAIGVGPGNTPIIIDESAHIKMAVSSIILSKTFDNGVICASEQSVIVLDSIYDKVRKEFAERGAYIIKPDEMDKVRNTIFINGSINAKIVGQSAPKIAEMAGIKVLETARILIGEVTSLTEEEAFAHEKLSTVLAMYRAENFEDALEKAVTLVNLGGLGHTSGIYADVVKAKDRIDKFSSAMKTVRTFINIPTAQGASGDLYNFKIAPSFTLGCGSWGGNSVSENVGPKHLLNIKRVAERRENMLWFRVPEKVYFKFGCLQFALRELKDLNKKRAFIVTDKVLYDLGYADTITKVLEEIGVDFKVFTEVEPDPTLATARKGTEEMMDFKPDTIISLGGGSAMDAAKIMWVLYEHPEVKFEDLAMRFMDIRKRIYNFPKLGEKAMMIAVATSAGTGSEVTPFAVITDEKTGVKYPLADYELTPDMAIVDAELMMNMPKGLTAASGIDALIHGIEAYTSVLASEYTNGLALEAIRLIFKYLPEAYSEGITNEKAREKMAHASTIAGMAFANAFLGVCHSMAHKLGAEHHIAHGTANALLIEEVIRFNAVDNPVKQAAFPQYKYPNAKWRYGKIADYLKLGGSTDEEKVELLIKAIHELKEKVNLPMTIKEAGVSEKKFYATLDKMCELAFDDQCTGANPRYPLISEIKQMFINAFDKAEIDTEIK; from the coding sequence ATGAAAGTTAGTAACGTTGACGAATTAAATTTAAGGTTACAGGAAATGAGAACAGCCCAAGAAAAATTTGCAGCTTATACGCAGGAACAAGTTGATGAAATCTTTAGGCAGGCAGCTATGGCAGCATTAGATGCAAGAATACCACTGGCAAAAATGACAGTAGAAGAGACGGGCATGGGACTTGTTGAAGATAAGGTTATAAAAAATCACTTTGCAGCTGAGTATATATACAATCAATATAAAGATGAGAAAACCTGTGGGGTAATAGAGACAGATGAATCCTATGGCATAACTAAAATAGCAGAGCCTATAGGTATTGTGGCAGCTGTAATACCAACAACTAATCCAACATCAACAGCAATATTTAAAACATTGATAGCACTAAAAACTAGAAATGCCATAATGTTATCTCCACATCCAAGAGCAAAAAACTCAACCATAGCAGCAGCTAAAATAATACTTGATGCGGCAGTTAAAGCTGGTGCACCAGAAGGAATAATAGGATGGATAGATGAACCGTCAATTGAACTTACACAGATATTGATGCAGGAAGCAGATATAACTTTAGCTACAGGTGGACCATCCATGGTTAAATCAGCTTATTCTTCGGGTAAGCCAGCAATAGGTGTTGGACCGGGAAATACTCCTATTATAATTGATGAAAGTGCACACATAAAGATGGCAGTAAGTTCAATAATTCTTTCAAAGACTTTTGATAACGGTGTCATATGTGCTTCAGAGCAGTCAGTAATAGTCTTGGATTCTATATACGATAAGGTTAGAAAAGAATTTGCAGAAAGAGGAGCCTATATAATTAAACCAGATGAAATGGATAAAGTAAGAAATACAATTTTTATAAATGGCAGCATAAATGCAAAAATAGTAGGACAGTCAGCTCCTAAAATAGCTGAAATGGCAGGAATAAAGGTACTAGAAACAGCAAGAATTCTTATAGGAGAGGTTACCTCTTTAACAGAAGAAGAAGCATTTGCTCATGAAAAATTGTCTACAGTTTTAGCTATGTACAGAGCAGAAAACTTTGAGGATGCCCTTGAAAAAGCTGTGACTCTTGTTAATCTGGGAGGACTTGGACACACTTCGGGAATCTATGCAGATGTTGTAAAGGCAAAAGATAGGATAGATAAATTCAGCAGTGCCATGAAAACTGTCAGGACATTTATAAATATACCTACAGCTCAAGGTGCAAGCGGAGACTTATATAATTTTAAAATAGCACCTTCTTTTACTTTAGGCTGCGGCTCCTGGGGAGGAAATTCAGTATCAGAAAATGTAGGGCCTAAACATCTCTTAAATATAAAAAGAGTAGCTGAGAGGAGAGAAAATATGCTTTGGTTTAGAGTGCCAGAAAAGGTTTACTTCAAGTTTGGATGCCTTCAATTTGCATTAAGAGAATTGAAGGACTTAAATAAAAAGAGAGCATTTATAGTAACGGACAAAGTTCTTTATGATTTAGGATATGCTGATACTATAACAAAAGTTCTTGAAGAGATAGGCGTTGATTTTAAAGTATTTACTGAAGTAGAACCAGATCCAACACTGGCTACAGCTAGAAAGGGAACTGAAGAAATGATGGACTTTAAACCGGATACCATAATATCTCTTGGTGGAGGGTCCGCCATGGATGCAGCTAAAATTATGTGGGTGCTGTATGAACATCCTGAAGTAAAATTTGAAGACCTTGCCATGAGATTTATGGATATAAGAAAGAGAATATATAATTTTCCAAAGCTTGGCGAAAAAGCTATGATGATTGCTGTAGCAACATCAGCAGGAACAGGTTCAGAAGTTACACCTTTTGCAGTAATAACAGATGAAAAGACAGGAGTTAAGTATCCTCTGGCAGACTATGAATTAACTCCGGACATGGCCATAGTAGATGCGGAGCTTATGATGAATATGCCAAAAGGATTAACAGCTGCCTCCGGTATAGATGCACTAATTCACGGTATAGAAGCCTATACATCAGTACTTGCATCAGAATATACCAATGGACTAGCACTGGAAGCTATAAGATTGATATTTAAATATTTACCTGAGGCATATTCAGAAGGTATTACTAATGAAAAGGCAAGAGAAAAAATGGCCCATGCATCAACTATAGCAGGAATGGCCTTTGCCAACGCTTTCCTTGGAGTATGTCATTCCATGGCACATAAATTAGGAGCAGAACACCATATAGCCCATGGAACTGCCAATGCACTGTTAATTGAAGAAGTCATAAGATTTAATGCAGTAGATAATCCAGTTAAGCAGGCAGCATTTCCACAATATAAATATCCAAATGCAAAATGGAGATACGGAAAGATTGCAGACTATCTTAAACTAGGAGGCAGCACAGATGAAGAAAAGGTTGAATTATTAATTAAGGCAATCCATGAATTAAAAGAAAAAGTAAATCTTCCAATGACAATTAAAGAGGCAGGAGTTTCAGAAAAGAAATTTTATGCTACGCTTGATAAGATGTGTGAGCTTGCTTTTGATGACCAGTGTACAGGAGCTAATCCTAGGTATCCATTAATAAGTGAAATTAAACAGATGTTTATTAATGCTTTTGATAAAGCTGAGATAGATACAGAAATAAAGTAA
- a CDS encoding glycoside hydrolase family 68 protein, translating to MIKSKISKFLFSTTLISCLIGSGSLAFAKESNSTNYKETYGISHITREDMLKIPAQQNNAQFKVPQFDASTLKNIPSAKGYDEAGNLIDLDVWDSWPLQNGDGTVSNYHGYNIVFALAGDPKRGWDTHIYLFYQKIGDTSIDSWKCAGRVFKDSDKFLSDDPILHNQAEEWSGSATLTQDGKVRLFYTNRDSWSIETGHYGKQTLTTAQINLSKPDSSTLKIEGVEDLKSIFDGGDGTIYQNVAQFVQASDPSTNTWDNHTLRDPHYIEDNGRKYLVFEANTGTTDGYQGDQSLYNRAYYGGSAAFFKSERDKLLQSPKKQLASFANGALGIIELNNDYTLKKVMKPLITSNTITDEIERANIFKMNGKWYLFTDSRGSKMTIDGIDDKQVYMLGFVADSLTGSYKPLNGSGLVLNMNLDPADLTFTYSHFAVPQRKGNNVVITSYITNRGLFSDHHSTFAPSFLLKIQGQKTSVVPNSILPQGQLTIDK from the coding sequence ATGATCAAGTCAAAAATTAGCAAATTTCTTTTTAGTACTACTCTAATTAGCTGCCTAATAGGGAGTGGATCTCTTGCTTTTGCAAAAGAAAGTAATAGTACAAATTACAAAGAAACTTATGGTATTTCTCACATCACACGTGAGGATATGCTGAAAATACCTGCACAGCAAAATAATGCACAATTTAAAGTACCTCAATTCGATGCATCTACACTAAAAAATATTCCTTCTGCAAAAGGTTATGATGAAGCTGGCAATTTAATTGATTTAGATGTATGGGACAGCTGGCCGCTTCAAAATGGTGATGGAACAGTTTCGAATTATCATGGATATAATATCGTTTTTGCTTTAGCAGGAGATCCTAAAAGAGGATGGGACACTCATATTTACTTGTTCTATCAAAAAATAGGTGATACATCTATTGACAGCTGGAAATGTGCTGGAAGAGTATTTAAAGATAGCGATAAATTTCTTTCAGACGATCCTATTTTACATAATCAAGCAGAAGAATGGTCAGGTTCTGCAACTTTAACGCAAGACGGAAAAGTACGTTTATTTTATACAAACAGAGATAGCTGGTCAATAGAAACTGGACATTATGGAAAGCAAACATTAACAACAGCTCAAATAAACTTATCTAAACCAGATTCCAGCACTCTTAAAATTGAAGGGGTAGAGGATTTAAAATCAATCTTTGATGGCGGAGATGGTACAATATATCAAAATGTTGCACAATTTGTCCAAGCATCTGATCCTAGCACTAATACTTGGGATAACCATACTTTAAGAGATCCTCACTATATTGAAGATAATGGTCGTAAATATCTTGTATTTGAAGCTAATACAGGAACAACAGATGGTTATCAAGGAGATCAATCTCTATATAATAGAGCTTATTATGGTGGAAGCGCAGCCTTCTTCAAATCAGAAAGAGATAAACTACTGCAAAGCCCTAAAAAGCAACTTGCATCTTTTGCAAATGGCGCATTAGGCATTATTGAATTGAACAATGACTATACTCTAAAAAAAGTCATGAAACCTTTGATTACTTCAAATACAATAACAGATGAAATTGAAAGAGCCAATATATTTAAAATGAATGGTAAATGGTATTTATTCACAGATTCAAGAGGATCTAAAATGACTATTGATGGAATAGATGATAAACAGGTATACATGTTAGGTTTTGTTGCTGATTCCTTAACTGGATCATACAAACCATTAAACGGAAGTGGACTTGTATTAAACATGAATCTTGATCCAGCTGATCTTACATTTACTTATTCTCACTTTGCTGTACCACAGCGTAAAGGTAATAATGTGGTAATAACAAGTTATATTACAAACAGAGGCTTGTTTAGTGATCATCATTCTACTTTTGCACCAAGCTTTTTACTTAAGATTCAAGGACAAAAAACATCAGTTGTACCAAATAGTATCCTTCCACAAGGACAACTTACAATTGATAAATAA
- a CDS encoding GH25 family lysozyme produces MLVRFCRRLLWGQRDCRYAIDVEMIFTQTSERIKDNVIQFANYLKSNGKDVVIYTYTSFLKEYLQSINDSFELWIAEYGVKKPNISAQYIGFQYSENGTVLGINGKVDLDEFSESILLGITSNFTLSSCNIQSSNQFINGYNSYRVKSMQTLLNGLGLKDTADNVLIVDGIFGILTEQAAMKLPIAQIVGYHNDAYTDWLEIQFNQKPDHFFEISMDNIIKTFQKSKRLIVDGKVGIETLMEILKQP; encoded by the coding sequence ATGCTCGTTAGATTTTGTCGAAGGTTATTATGGGGTCAGAGAGATTGTAGGTACGCTATAGACGTAGAGATGATATTTACTCAAACTTCTGAAAGGATTAAAGACAATGTAATACAGTTTGCTAATTATTTAAAAAGCAACGGAAAAGACGTAGTTATATACACGTATACAAGTTTTCTAAAAGAATATCTACAGAGTATTAATGATAGTTTTGAATTGTGGATAGCTGAATACGGGGTAAAAAAGCCTAATATTAGTGCTCAGTATATAGGTTTTCAATATAGTGAAAACGGAACTGTACTAGGAATAAATGGAAAAGTTGATTTGGATGAGTTTAGTGAATCAATTTTATTAGGTATAACAAGTAATTTTACTTTAAGCAGTTGTAATATTCAATCATCAAATCAATTTATAAATGGATATAATTCATATAGAGTTAAAAGTATGCAAACTCTTTTAAATGGGTTAGGATTAAAAGATACTGCGGATAATGTTCTAATTGTAGATGGTATTTTTGGAATACTAACGGAGCAAGCAGCAATGAAATTACCTATAGCACAAATTGTTGGATATCATAATGATGCGTATACAGATTGGTTAGAAATACAATTTAATCAAAAGCCAGATCATTTTTTTGAAATATCTATGGATAATATTATAAAGACATTTCAAAAATCTAAAAGATTGATTGTAGATGGTAAAGTTGGAATCGAAACATTAATGGAAATACTAAAACAACCATAG